From Cervus elaphus chromosome 25, mCerEla1.1, whole genome shotgun sequence, one genomic window encodes:
- the HTR1A gene encoding 5-hydroxytryptamine receptor 1A — MDVLGPGQGNNTTSSQGPFGTRGNTTGISDVTFSYQVITSLVLGTLIFCAVLGNACVVAAIALERSLQNVANYLIGSLAITDLMVSVLVLPMAALYQVLNKWTLGQVTCDLFIALDVLCCTSSILHLCAIALDRYWAITDPIDYVNKRTPRRAAALISLTWLIGFLISIPPMLGWRTPEDRSDPDACTISKDHGYTIYSTFGAFYIPLLLMLVLYGRIFRAARFRIRKTVKKVDKKAANHRLAASPAPQPRKSVSGESDSRDWRQGTENKVTGAPCANGAVRQGEEGAALEVIEVHRVGNSKEHLPLPSEAGAVPYVPASFEKKNERNAEAKRKMALARERKTVKTLGIIMGTFILCWLPFFIVALVLPFCESSCHMPTLLGAIINWLGYSNSLLNPVIYAYFNKDFQNAFKKIIKCKFCRR; from the coding sequence ATGGATGTGCTCGGCCCCGGACAGGGCAATAACACCACGTCGTCCCAGGGTCCCTTCGGGACACGCGGCAACACTACTGGCATCTCCGACGTGACCTTCAGCTATCAAGTAATCACCTCTCTAGTGCTGGGCACGCTCATCTTCTGCGCGGTGCTGGGCAATGCGTGCGTAGTGGCGGCCATCGCCCTGGAGCGCTCCCTGCAGAACGTGGCGAACTATCTCATAGGCTCGCTGGCCATCACCGACCTCATGGTGTCGGTGCTGGTGCTGCCCATGGCCGCGTTGTACCAGGTGCTCAACAAGTGGACTCTGGGACAGGTCACCTGTGACCTGTTCATCGCCCTCGACGTGCTGTGCTGCACCTCGTCCATTCTGCACCTGTGCGCTATCGCGCTGGATAGATACTGGGCCATCACCGACCCCATCGACTACGTGAACAAGAGGACGCCCCGGCGCGCAGCCGCGCTCATCTCGCTCACCTGGCTCATTGGCTTCCTCATCTCCATCCCGCCCATGCTGGGCTGGCGCACCCCGGAAGACCGCTCGGACCCGGACGCGTGCACCATCAGCAAGGACCACGGCTACACTATTTACTCCACCTTCGGCGCGTTCTACATCCCTCTGCTGCTCATGCTGGTTCTCTACGGGCGCATCTTTCGAGCCGCGCGATTCCGCATCCGCAAGACAGTCAAGAAGGTGGACAAGAAGGCAGCCAACCACCGCCTTGCGGCGTCGCCGGCCCCGCAGCCCAGAAAGAGCGTGAGTGGTGAGTCGGATAGCAGAGACTGGAGGCAGGGCACGGAGAACAAGGTAACAGGGGCTCCGTGCGCCAATGGAGCCGTGAGGCAGGGCGAAGAAGGCGCCGCCCTGGAGGTGATTGAAGTGCACCGGGTGGGCAACTCCAAAGAGCACCTTCCGCTGCCCAGCGAAGCCGGTGCTGTCCCCTACGTCCCCGCCTCCTTCGAGAAGAAGAATGAGCGCAACGCCGAGGCCAAGCGCAAGATGGCCCTGGCCCGCGAGAGGAAGACGGTGAAGACTCTGGGCATCATCATGGGCACCTTCATCCTCTGCTGGTTGCCCTTCTTCATCGTGGCCCTAGTCCTGCCCTTCTGCGAAAGCAGCTGCCACATGCCTACTCTGTTGGGGGCCATAATCAACTGGCTGGGCTATTCCAACTCTCTGCTTAACCCTGTCATTTACGCCTACTTCAACAAGGACTTCCAAAACGCGTTTAAGAAGATCATCAAGTGCAAGTTCTGCCGCCGATGA